From the Serratia nematodiphila DZ0503SBS1 genome, one window contains:
- a CDS encoding MFS transporter → MQATIAPPLDADDASTPVNSRGKVIVASLVGTAIEFFDFYIYATAAVIVFPHIFFPQGDPTTATLQSLATFAVAFVARPIGSALFGHFGDRVGRKVTLVASLLTMGISTVLIGLLPSYETIGIFAPILLALARFGQGLGLGGEWGGAALLATENAPAKKRALYGSFPQLGAPIGFFFANGTFLLLSWLLSDQQFMEWGWRVPFILSAALVLIGLYVRVSLHETPVFAKVAKAGKQVKVPLGTLLSKHLKATILGTFIMLATYTLFYLMTVYSMTYGTAPQPLGLGYSRNSFLWMLMVAVIGFGVMVPIAGLLADAFGRRKTMIAITLLMIGFAFLFPTLLGSGNQALVMGFLLCGLSIMGLTFGPMGALLPELFPTEVRYTGASFSYNVASILGASVAPYIATWLAAHYGLFYVGMYLAAMAGLTLLALLLMKETRHQSL, encoded by the coding sequence ATGCAAGCCACCATCGCACCCCCACTCGACGCCGACGACGCGTCCACACCGGTGAATTCTCGCGGGAAAGTCATCGTCGCCTCGCTGGTCGGCACCGCCATCGAGTTCTTCGACTTTTACATCTACGCCACCGCCGCGGTGATCGTGTTCCCGCACATCTTCTTCCCGCAGGGCGACCCGACCACCGCGACGCTGCAGTCGCTGGCCACCTTCGCCGTCGCCTTTGTCGCGCGCCCTATCGGCTCTGCGCTGTTCGGCCACTTCGGCGATCGCGTCGGGCGCAAGGTGACGCTGGTCGCCTCGCTGCTGACCATGGGGATTTCCACCGTGCTGATCGGCCTGCTGCCGAGCTATGAAACCATCGGCATCTTTGCCCCTATCCTGCTGGCGCTGGCGCGCTTTGGGCAGGGGCTGGGGCTGGGCGGCGAATGGGGCGGCGCCGCCTTGCTGGCGACGGAGAACGCGCCGGCCAAAAAGCGCGCGCTGTACGGCTCTTTCCCCCAGTTGGGGGCGCCTATCGGTTTCTTCTTCGCCAACGGCACCTTCCTGCTGCTCTCATGGCTGCTGAGCGACCAGCAATTTATGGAATGGGGCTGGCGCGTGCCGTTCATCCTCTCCGCCGCATTGGTGCTGATTGGCCTGTACGTGCGGGTATCACTGCATGAAACGCCGGTGTTCGCCAAAGTGGCCAAGGCCGGCAAACAGGTAAAAGTGCCGCTCGGCACGCTGCTGAGCAAGCATCTGAAAGCCACCATCCTCGGCACCTTCATCATGCTGGCGACCTACACGCTGTTTTATCTGATGACGGTATATTCGATGACCTACGGCACCGCGCCGCAGCCGCTCGGGCTCGGTTACTCCCGCAACAGCTTCCTGTGGATGCTGATGGTGGCGGTGATCGGTTTCGGCGTGATGGTGCCGATCGCCGGTCTGCTGGCGGACGCGTTCGGCCGCCGCAAGACCATGATCGCCATTACCCTGCTGATGATCGGCTTCGCGTTCCTGTTCCCGACCCTGCTGGGTTCCGGCAACCAGGCGCTGGTTATGGGCTTCCTGCTGTGCGGCCTGAGCATCATGGGGCTGACCTTTGGCCCGATGGGCGCGCTGCTGCCGGAGCTGTTCCCTACCGAAGTTCGCTATACCGGCGCCTCGTTCTCCTACAACGTCGCGTCGATCCTCGGCGCGTCCGTGGCGCCTTATATCGCCACCTGGCTGGCGGCCCACTACGGGCTATTCTACGTCGGCATGTACCTGGCGGCGATGGCCGGGCTGACGCTGCTGGCCCTGCTGCTGATGAAAGAAACCCGCCATCAGTCGCTGTGA